One Deltaproteobacteria bacterium genomic window, CCTGCCTGGCGTGCGCCCGTCGTCGCGGCCTTCGCGCGCGAGCGGAGAGACCCGTTCTCGATCCTGGTCTCGTGCCTGCTGTCGCTGCGCACGCGCGACGAGACGACGGGCCCGGCGAGCCGGCGGCTCTTCCGGCTGGCGCGGACACCGGCGGCGCTCCTCCGGCTCTCGCCGCGGACCATCGAGCGCGCGATCTACCCGGTCGGCTTCTACCGGACGAAGGCGCGGACGCTCCGCGCGCTCGCCCGGCTGCTGCTCGAGCGGCACCGGGGCGGCGTGCCCGCCGACCTCGACGCGCTCCTCGCCCTCCCGGGGGTGGGACGGAAGACCGCGAACCTCGTGCTCACCGACGCCTTCGGCCTCCCCGGCATCTGCGTCGACACCCACGTGCACCGCATCACGAACCGCTGGGGCTACGTCGCGACGCGCACGCCGGCGGCCACCGAGATGGCGCTCCGCGAAAAGCTTCCCCGGCGCGAGTGGCGGGGTCTCAACACGCTGCTCGTCGCCTTCGGCCAGACGATCTGCCGCCCCCTGTCGCCGCGTTGCAGTGCGTGCCCGCTCGACGCGATGTGCCCGCGCCGCGGCGTCGGCCCGTCGCGCTAGGCGCTCAGCATGCCTCGAGGGCGAGCGGGGGCGTCGGCGGCCGCGCCACGATCCCGAGCGGGAAGCTCAGGAAGCGCGCCACCTCCTCGAGCACCATGGGGTGATAGAGGAGTCCCCAATGACCGCAGTCGGGCGCGAGCACGATGCGACCGTGCGGGCCGTAGACCGGATGCGGGGCCACGACGAAAAGATCATAGGCGCCGAAGACGGCGAGCTCGCGCGGCGGGATGCGAGTCGAGAAGTATGGCGCGCCGAGCGTGACGACGCGGCGGACGCGGCCGCCATCGCCGATCTCGGTCAGGTAGCGGGCGATCAGGCCGCCCAGGCTGTGCCCGACGAGGTCTACCTGCGACGCGCCCGTGGCGAGGCAAGCCGCCTCCACCATGCGCCCGAGCCGGC contains:
- a CDS encoding endonuclease III encodes the protein MPAWRAPVVAAFARERRDPFSILVSCLLSLRTRDETTGPASRRLFRLARTPAALLRLSPRTIERAIYPVGFYRTKARTLRALARLLLERHRGGVPADLDALLALPGVGRKTANLVLTDAFGLPGICVDTHVHRITNRWGYVATRTPAATEMALREKLPRREWRGLNTLLVAFGQTICRPLSPRCSACPLDAMCPRRGVGPSR
- a CDS encoding alpha/beta fold hydrolase; its protein translation is MISLRIVGNEVTALGTAALAMPFRLLLRAQRFDPAAPHPTPVVLVHGFLGDPTNFLALRGHLASRGIRNFMSFSYPPRLDYQRLACRLGRMVEAACLATGASQVDLVGHSLGGLIARYLTEIGDGGRVRRVVTLGAPYFSTRIPPRELAVFGAYDLFVVAPHPVYGPHGRIVLAPDCGHWGLLYHPMVLEEVARFLSFPLGIVARPPTPPLALEAC